Below is a genomic region from Rosa chinensis cultivar Old Blush chromosome 5, RchiOBHm-V2, whole genome shotgun sequence.
tctactggttttatcatgtgtggtgaatttatgaaggaaacttcaagtttcttaaatgacattatcgaaactacaagttcgatttatgtatgaactactggttcatttagaacttctagttcattaggtacctgcattttctacacatatattctagtgcgaaaatttagacaagtaacacaataatattgaattgagcaaaatgaaataatctcacaaatttggataaataaaaatcacaaatcaattgagatattaattgcatgctactaatataacagattaattatcacacaattatgtgaataaatgcttctggcaattaattacacatattaaatatggtgaatctatttacaatatgaaatcatttttccttttatttttgattttgctggaccaaagaaggagtgggcttgatagtgaagcctatcgggcttagtctgcgGGCTTGTGACCCGGGCTTTCATGCGTAAGTTAAATGGTGTGTGAGACCTACTGGACTGCTAGGTCCTGctgagggagagtgggcctgctgggctcaaactggtctgccaaggaatgaaaagttattactcaaccctttcggtaactccaattgaatatgACCAGATAAGgaaggatgaggtttaggtggagcgaggcttaCTTAAGTACAgagcctcatctgaaccttgcctagacatcgcatccaactggatgatcctagtttgagaagattcataattTTTGTCATGACAACATGTGGTGAGCTTCTGTTCTGGTCTTGCAACTTGGGCTTGAGCTTCTGGCTCGGATTTGTTAttgtgactttgggcttgatttgagcttctgactcagcctcatttaatattcaccattaacctgtttttttttttttctttaaatgctTCTGCCTTCTGGCATTAACACTTCATTAACCCCATAAATATTACATAATCATTATGGCAATAAACTTGATGTACAGCATTAAGAAATTGTAATGAAGTAAATAAATATCGTAAAGTCAATAATGAAATCATTATGGTGATGAGCGTAATATACGGCATTAACAGGAAATGATGCACATTATTATGGCAATGATTTGAATAAACGCTTATGGCattatagtaatattaaataggaATCCTACATGTCAATGTGTCATGATATATGTCAATTAAATccaaaaacatgaacaaatatatacgacagatatatatgtatcaaccaaataaattaataaagtaaatttAGGGGTTTatgcatcatggtgattgttcatattcaatcattaggctcaataagcatgaatatgaaattagattttggaaaaaaaatacttgatgaagaacagacgaatcttcagtttatatgtgcagaactgagaaggttgtcttctcagccaatccaataaTTTAGGAGTTATTCGCCTCTTCTCTTGATTGAATGATGAACCACCTCTTCTCCACAACTCGCAATCTGAATCCTAGAGCtaatcgtgctgataacgtgttgtaaaatgaaaagtacgagagtttgagagaagagagaaatggagtgattctattcatctcacaatgaggtttatataggagtacttcaggtttacaaaaggtaactatttaacgattacatcaatcactcgtctgattacaatcaatccattgctaattatattctgttaatcaccaatcaatcttaattggcgtatatcacgcaacactaattgctattacatgaatagccacattaatatttacaacatctATTATTTTCTTATCTTAATTTGTTGCTTACAATACAACTGTATTAATGCAGTCATAAGTAGATCTCTGATCTATATGAATGTTTCAGGTGAGCTTACGGGCTAGAGATACAGAAGATGAAGATGTCACAGTAATGGGCATTGGTGATCTTCTCCAATTCTTCAAAGACGAAGTTGAAGCTTTCCATTAGCATTTTCTCagatttttttcttgttcttttgttATATAATGTCATTTCCTTCTTGAATAAAGCTCAAACCCCAAAAGCAAATCATAATGAAGTAAGAACATCAATAGATTCTTGACAAGGCATTACGTACGTAATCAATTAGAAAGAGGAAATATATATCAACGAACATTAAAGAATTTGAAGACATAGAATTTGCAGAATCCGATTCTAAATAGTTTGTTCTTTGAAAATTTATAGTTCTCCTGCCACCCTATCATATTCAATGATCTCATAGTTGCATCCGATCTTGATCCAAACTTGCATAAGTCGAGTAAATTAATACTCTTTGCTTTTACAAATTTCAAATGTAGCAACTAGTATTAACTACATGCAGTTTTTGCTCAGTCGAGTATTCTTCATTAGTTCATTACAAGATACTGGAATTTCCTTTTATCCCAGAAATCATTACAAATTTCAAATGCAGCAACTAGTTAATAATACAGATGCATTATCAACTAGTTAATAGTCAGTTTTTGCACAGTCGAGTATTTATGCCCCATTTTCCTACACATGTTTTATACAGATTCGTTTCCCTTGATCCCAGAAACCATTATAGTGATTTGTTGCGACTCTGATATTAAGTACACCACACTGGTGTAAACCCAATTGAAGTAATGTCAGAGACATTCAAATTCCAATTGAAAACACATCAACCAACATTGTCATTCATTgaccaaaagaaacaaaacattTGCAAAGAATACTTGCTAGACCCTTAAAACCAAACCTTATCAAGTCAAAACACAATCTTCAACCCCAGAAAACAGCTTGAAGTGAATAGCAGTAAGAACACATGGCAACATAACCTTTTGACACACACAAGAACCCATTAGATTCACGCACAAACCCCTTCATAGGAGGTTGGAATTGCGTACGGGTTTCCCATAACAGAGAGAGTTGAACTCTATATGAAAAACATAATGTTTTCCAGGTCAACATGCAATCTATAAAACCTGTCATCCAGAGAACCCACTGACAGTGTTGAAGGTgccgatgatgatgatgctgaggaggaggaggatgttACGGAACCTGGAGACAGTCCCGCGGTCATAGTCTCATGGTACAATCTCCCTCTGTAGGCCACAAGGTCAGCATAGTACACTGGCGGAACCAAAGAGACAGGTTTCGTGCACCTTGCAAAGGTAAAGCACAAGTCATATATGAGCTTCTGCAACTGGTCGGAAGTAAAACTGTGCTCATCCCAAAGAACATAGTAGTGTGTCGGCTTGCTTGTCCCAAGGCTTCCATAGTGACTGCAGAGATAGAAGTCAAACTCAAATGGGTGCACAATCCTTGTGTCCACAACAGTTCCTGGAGATACATTGGAACGTCCATTCTCCTGAAACAGCCGAGTATGATGCCGCTTTTGAGCAACAATCAGAGTGATGGTTGGAAAGTAGTTTATAGTTCCCAAAGCCCTCTTCAGATCTAGTAACTCTTCATTGAGAACCATATCAAATTGCCCCTCACTTACACCATCTCggaaaacaacaattttttccGGCTTCACTTTATTTATTCTAAAATACGATTCAACAAGCTCCAAAACCATGTCTCCAAAATTCGATATGCTCTCAGTACGATGGTACTGGGGTCGGACTCGTGCAGCATAACGATTCACAGCAGGCCAGTTTATAGTGGCAACCACAGCTGCTATTGATGGACTTGTTGTGTTCCGAGCCGCAGGATGATTAACGTCAGCCCCCACAAACATAACAGGGCCAGCACCCTCAAAGAGCGGGAGCCGGTCAATCAGCTCTACATTACTGCCTCCAAGCTTCGCATTGATCTTCAGTGCAAGATTTGCAAGAAACTGGTCACTGGGCCTGGTGGCCATCTTTGACAGGCAGCACTGCGTCACAATACCAATTTGAGTCTCACAGATCCACTTCAGATACTTGTAACCAGGGTCTTTTCTAGACATTACACAAACAAGTAGTTGTAAGTGGCCCTTGCCTTCTTGAAGTACCTTCCCATTAACAGTTTCAAGCAGTTCCCGAAGCAAGTTGACGCTAGAAAATGGTCTCATGGAAGAGGTTTCATACAAGCGAGGCTCTTCCATTCTCATTCCCAATTTGTTGCACCGAGTGATGAGCTTTGGGATGAATTGATAAGGGTCCAGTTTGTCCCGATCATAACAGTCTTGATCATAACAGCTAAAGTCAAGCACAGCCCAGcgagctattgattttccttccACTAATGACCTGCCAACTAGATTCCAGTGACATTTCTCATTGTCAACTTTTACTTTAGTCACCTTGCCACCAAAATCCCCCAGCTTCAACTCAGGTGGGCCAATGACACGCCCTGTTACTTGTGTCATATTCATGTTGACTTCAATTCCAAAGTTCTGGATAATGCCGCCACTGCCAGAAACACAAAAGAATCAAGATCAATATGAATCAACAGTTTTTGTAGCAAAAGGAAGTTGCACAATATAGTACTGAGTAATGACATatacaaatttatttatttttgttaaaaaatgTTGATGATGTAATATGCTTAAATTCAACAACTATGCTCATCCACGAGCAGTAGCATATTTATAAATAGTAATAGAACAGCATCCTGCCTCTCTGCTTTCAGAAAAACCAACCCCTGACCAACAATAAGAATGCAGAACAATACACAAACTACATAACAACAGAAGCAAGAACAAGGAGTTCAAGAAACAACagttgaatttcaatgaaaacaaatatatataactcGCTGAAACAAATGAAAGGACATAAATTAAATATTTACTTACCCACAAGGTCCATCTCCCGACCGTACCATGTTGCGTATGTTGTTCTCTCTAACCCCTGGTGCAACCAATGATAAGTTCTTCAACATAATGGCTGCATCTCTGCCCAACTGCTCCTTAGGGTATCTTTGCCCTTCAACTAAGACACAAAATTCCAACGGTGTATCATTCCTCCTACCATTTTTCCCCAAATCTAAGCAGGGAATGTCTTTGTACTTGATATCCTTGTATTTGTCTCTGAAATAATCAACAAGTCTAAGCCTTCTAGGTGGAACCTGGCCATCAACATCAACAGCTTCAAATGTAATGTCCCCTGCATTCCTATCAGTTAGCCCCTTGATAACATACTTCTGCTTGGTTGGACGATGAGTCACAGTAACTTTCAATCCCCTTAAAACATTCTCAACATCTCTCTTAAACCTCCTGAAATTATTTAAAGTAAAATTCCTTATCTTTTCATGGAGAAAATCTATAACTGGCATGCGCTTATGAAATGCCAAGACTGAGTAGTCCAGACACATAGCAGGACCCTGGGAAGTGAGCCTTAAACTATGCTGAAACCCTCTAAATGCAGCAGTACCCTGTCCAAGGTCATCGTCTGGATTAAATTCGGTAGGGTAAAAGCTGCGGCCAACAGGAATCAACCGCCGAGTCGGATTCTCCTTCATCACTAAATCCATTCCCTGCAATATATCACGAGGGATAGACAACAGCTGACCACTTAAGTACTCCTTCAACTTGCAAAGCTTGAGCTCATTTACAAGTTTTATAGTGACTATATACGAACTTATGCGTGTGCCTTCTTCCTCAGGAACCTCCACCTTAAACTCTCCAGTGGGTAATGTCACAGCACTAAAGATATTCTTCTCACCATCATATGCAGTCATCAATAATGGAAATTTTGAAGGATTATCAGAGGACAACTTGTTTCTGATTGCAGCAAGATCAGACTTCATAATTCTAACTGGTCTGCCATTCCTTGTAGCATTCACTGGTTTGACATTAACATCATAGTGCATTATAGTACTCTGAGGATTGTAGGAGACATTGAAGTGATTAGCACGAAGCCTAACAGTTTGGACAGCCTTTGTGCCTCCCTGATCAGGTCGTCTCACAGGTAGAAGTTTGTCTGCACTGTTCAACggagatggtggagatgtctgCTTTGAAATTTTCAGTGATTGCACTCCAGAAACAACAGCGTCTACATAGAACAAAACAGGAAGTACGATCAGTAACAGCGTCTACATAGAACAAAACTAACGGCGTCTACATAGAACAAAACAGGATGTACGATCAGTAACATCTTCTAATAACAGAATGTATGCACAGAACTTTcaacataaacaaaaataattccAAGTCCAATTGTTAACCAAAGGTGCATACAAAACCCAACCACGATGTCTCGATaaatttaaacaaaacaaaatggtAAAAGCAAAGTATTGGGTATTATCAGGACACCTTGCACAGCATTTTCAGCATACAAAACATGGCATTGATTTCACAGTAGATTCAATAGCCTACTGCCCTACTTTGTATCAAACGGTAAAAGCAAAGTACTCCATAACAAGATCTCACATAACCACCAAGACTCAACCTTTACTTTCAAAATTAAGTATGCTTCAGTCTTTACGGTGAAACTCTCAAGTCCTAATCGCGACACATATGAAAAGAATGCAAATGGGGGAAATTGAACACTCCATACCAGCAAGACTGTTCTTGGTTggagaaggagatgaagaagaagaagaagacggtgCCGGTGCCGGTGCCGGAGAAGTCCTCCGAGGCTGGCCTCGATTCTGACTCCACTGCTGCTCCTGTGGCGGTTGACCAGAAGACCTCCAAGGCTGCTGATCCTGTGGTTGAGAAGAGGCCGAATACCTCCCCGACTGCTGATCTTGCggctgagaagaagaagaagacctccAAGTTTGCTGATCAGACCTCCCAGGCTGGCCGCGATTCTGATTATTCCACTGCTGATCTTGCTGCGGCGGTTGTTGACGGTTGtaaccgccgccgccgccgccgccataaccgcctcttcctctctctcctcgaccGCCGTAAACCACGTCAGCATAACCGCCAACTCTCCCTCCTCTGTTACCATAACtgcctctccctctctctcctccgctGTTCCCTCTGCCACCGTAACCGCCGTTACGGCCATCGTAACCGCCGCCTCTTCCTCTTTCCATTGCTCCCTCAAATCGCACACCGAAAATCCAAATCCGATCTCACTCTCTCTGCTCTCAAAAAACCAAAATCCAGGGATCGGGAAAGCGGTGGGTGCGGGGTAATTTATAGGGGCCGGGTGTTAAATTACGGTCCAGTCCTCGGGATTGACGTCTTGGTCTCGAAGGAGTCaacgggagagagagagacggtaGGGCCAAAGAGAAAACCGTCATGAGGAGGAGACGTGTACGCGAAGTGGGGGAATCGTGTCGTTTAGCGTGGGAATCCAGAAAGTTCGATTATACTGAGAGAGTGGGGcccgcgagagagagagagaaaggcaaggaattgttttttttttttttttggataaataaTAAAAGTCCAGTTTCTATAATTCTTCTTGTTCCTGCGGTTTGGATTTCTGATTTCTTGATAGTTACGCAAGCGGGATTCGGCGCGTCAATGAATGTTGTTGGGGTAGGTTAAATTGATGGATACTGGCATTGACCAAATTCAGAGTTCCCGGTGCTATCATTCAACGAATTTATACTAATTTTTATTGAATGACATTCACGTGAtattttattcttcatttttatttgaaaaagttATTCAATTTACACGTGTAAGTGCATGACATTTTAATGATTAAGGTTGGGACTAACCAGAttcagggttttttttttaacaaacaaaatcaTTAGCCCACCCCACCTTTACATATgtcattgagaataaaattcatgacctttacaatgttggaattataatttaccaacaAGTCACAGCTCACCAGATTTAGGGTTTGGATTTTAATTGCTATAATTATACTGAATTTTGTCAGGTTTGTAGGTGATTATGTTAGGATTTATCTTCTGTTTTGAATAATCCTTGTTGACTAGGGAATAGGTTGTTAGTTTTGACTCTTTCCTTGTTGTTTACCACGTTTTTTTGTTAGAGTAAACGTGGGCTGTATTTCTACTTTTGTTTAGGAATTGTAAGGCTATATAATAGCCAGAGTTGATTGATTTCAATGATAAGTCATTCTCTCAGATTTTGTGTGCTGTGTTGCTTTGTTAAGACCTAGTTTCACAacaatctggtatcagagcccccacTGAGCCTTAAGAAAAAGTTGCAGACTTTTGAGTGACTTGCaaatagtgagagagagagagaaagggcaGCATGTCGAGTGAAGGAGGATCTTTCGTGCAGCCATTAATTCCCTGCTTTGATGGACAATTTCCTTAGGTCCAAAGAATATTGGAACCTAGTGGAGGTTGGCTACACAGAATCGGAGGTTGGAGCGGCTATGACAGAGGCACagcaaaagaagctcgacgaatTGAAGTTGAAGGATTTAAAAGTGAAGAGCTACCTGTTCCAGGCGATCGACCGAACCATCTTGGAGACCATACTGCAGAAAGATACTTCAAAGCAAATACGGGATTCGATGAAGAAGAAATATGAGGGGAATGCAAGGGTGAAGAGGTCGATCCTGCAAGCTCTTCGTAAAGAGTTTGAAATCCTAGAGATGAAATCTGGTGAGAAAGTCTGTGATTACTTTTCTCGTGTAATGTCCATTGCAAATAAGATGAGGGTGCATGGTGAGTGCAAGACAGACGTCACAATTATGGAAAAAATACTACGCTCCTTAACAGACAAATTTAATTATATTGTTTGTTCTATTGAGGAGTCGAAAGATGTTGATCAGTTGTCTATTGATGAACTACAAAGCTCTCTGATTGTTCACGAGCAGAAAATTCACAAGAATGACAGGGAAGAGCAGGCCTTCAAGATAACTCATCAGGACAAGCCAGTAGGAAGAGGACGTGGCAGAGGATCATATAGAGGAAGAGGCAGGGGAAAAGGATGTCAAGCATTCGACAAATCTCTTGTTGAGTGTTATAGCTGTCACAAGCTCAGACACTTTGCATATGAGTGTCCAAGCTGGGGCAAAGAAGCCAATTTTTTTGAGCTTGATGAGAAGGAAGAAATATTATTGATGGCGTATGTAGAGGGACTTGGAGCCAAAAGAGAAGAAGTTTGGTTCTTAGACTCGGGGTGCAGCAACCATATGAGTGGAGATAGAGCTTGGTTCACTGATCTAGATGAAAGCTTCAGACAGAAGGTTAAGCTTGGAAACAATTTAAGGATGTCGGTCATGGGGAAAGGAAGTGTGAGGATGCAAGTGAATGGCTTTGTGCATGTGGTTACGGAGGTGTTCTATGTGCCGAAATTGAGGAATAACCTGCTTAGTGTTGGGCAATTGCAGGAGAGAGGATTGGCAATCCTCATTCAGCATGGAAAATGTAGGATCTATCATCCACAGAGGGGACTGATTGTTCAAACTGAAATGTCAGCTAATCGTATGTTCTTCCTATTGGCTGTGTCTCAACAAAGCAATAGCAGCAAGACAACCTGTTTTCATACAACTACTGCAGATGAATCTCAGTTATGGCATCGTAGGTATGGCCATCTGAGTTACAAGGGCTTGAGAACACTTCAATTCAAAAGGATGGTACATGGACTGCCACAGTTTGCTGCATCCACAGTAATGTGTAGAGACTACATGATAGGAAAACAACACCGTGATCCTATCTAGAAGAAAAGCATCTAGAGAGCAACAGAGAAACTCCAACTGGTTCATGCAGACTTATGTGGTCCAATCACGCCAGCTTTGAATAGCAACAAGTGGTACACAATTTGTTTCATTAACGATTTTAGTTGAAAAACATGGGTCTATTATTTAGTTGAGAAATCAGAAGCTTTTAGTATGTTCAAATACTTTAAGAATCTTGTTGAAAAGGAAGTAGGGGCTTACATTAAGTGTTTACGGACCGATTGGGGTGGAGAATTTGTTTCACAAGAGTTTAACCAGTTTTGTAAGGAGAATGGCATTAAGAGGCAGTTCACAGCTGCATATACCCCACAGCAAAATGGggtggcagaaaagaagaaccGAACAATCATGAACATGGTTCGGTGTATGTTATCAGAAAAAAGGATCCCCAAAAGTTTCTGGCCAGAAGCTGTATACTGGGCAGTGTATGTCCTAAACCGAAGCCCTACATTGATTGTGAAGAATATGACCCCAGAGGAGGCTTGGAGTGGAATCAAGACTTCAGTTGAACACTTTCGAGTGTTCGGTTGTGTCTCACACGTGCACATACCAGATGCTAGAAGAACCAAGCTAGAAGACAAGAGCCTTTGTTGTGTATTGTTGGGGGTCAGCGAGGAGTCCAAGGCCTACAGACTTTACAATCCAATGACGAAGAAGATTGTGGTGAGCCGAGATGTAAGATTTGAAGAGAATAAGAGTTGGGATTGGGACGTGAGCTTTAAGGAGTTAATTGCAGCTGATCTGGAGTGgggagaaaatgaagaagatggAGTTTCAAATGGTGGCAGCGAAGAAAAcagtgaagaagaaggtgatgTTGAAGAAATGGGGACtgattttggaaattatttAAATGAAGAAAGCTCTTCTGGTCCTATTGAAGAAGTGTgtgaaaaaagaaatagaagaacACCAGCTTGGATGAATGACTATGAAAGTGGTGAAGGTCTGCCTGAAGAGGAAGATGTGACTAAGTTGGCATTCTTTGCATCGACTGATCCTATGCATTTCGAAGAACCAGTGAAGCATGAGAAGTGGAGATCAGCTATGGACCTAGAGATGAAGGCCATTGAGAGAAACGAAACTTGGGTGTTGACTGAATTGCCAACTGGTGCTAAGAAGATAGGAGTTAAGTGGGTCTATAAGACCAAACTTAACGAGAATGGTGAACTAGACAAgcacaaagcacgccttgtagctaAAGGCTATGCACAGCAATACATAGTCGACTACACCGAAGTCTATGCTCCTGTTGCTAGGATAGATACAGTACGTATGATCATCGCTCTTACTGCACAAAGGGGCTGGACAGTATACCAATTGGATGTAAAGTATGCATTTCTCCACGGTGAGCTGAATGAAGACGTGTTTGTGGAACAACCAAGGGGTTATGAGAGGAAGGACAGTCCAAACAAAGTGTATAAGTTGAAAAAGGCCCTATACGGATTAAAGCAAGCTCCAAGAGCCTGGTTCAGTTAGCTAGAGGCTTACTTTGTGAAAGAGGGATTTGAAAAATGTCATAGCGAGCACACCTTGTTTGTCAAGGTAAGTCAGAAAGGTAAAATTTTGATTGTCAGTGTCTATGTTAATGATCTAATTTTTACTGGGGATGATGAGATTATGTTTGAAGACTTTAAGTGTTCGATGATGAATGAATTTGACATGTCCGATCTTGGAAGGATGAGATACTTTCTTGGCATTGAGGTACTGCAAAGAGAAGATGAGATCTTTATTTGTCAAAAGAAGTATGCCATGGAGGTGTTAaggagatttggtatggaaaaaAGCAACTCGGTGCTAAACCCAATTGTTCCAGGAGTCAAAATCAGCAGTGATACAGATGGAATTAAAGTGGACTCAACCTTCTTCAGACAAGTGGTAGGTAGCTTAATGTACCTAACAGCTACTAGACTTGATCTAATGTTTGTGGTTAGTCTCATTAGTTGGTTTATGGGGCAGCCAACTGAGCTGCATTTACAAGCAGCAAAGAGGGCGTTGAGATACTTAAGAGGAACAACTGATTTTGGGATCTTTTACAAGAAGGGAGGGAATGAAAGTTTGGTGGCTTATGCTGATAGTGATTACGCAGGTGATTTAGAAGACAGTAAGAGTACTTTAGAGTACGTTTTCTTAATGAGCTCAGGAGCTGTTGCTTGGTCATCTAAGAAGCAGCCAATAGTCACTCTCTCAACAATCGAAGCCGAGTTTGTATCAGCTGCCTATTATGCTTGTCAAATCATTTGGATGAGAAGGATCTTAGAGAGACTTGGTCATCCACAATGTGGCAGTACTATCATGTTTTGTGACAACAGTTCGACGATCAAGCTCTCCAAGAATCCGATGCTACATGGTCGCTGCAAACATATAGATGTTCGTTTCCACTTCTTACGAGATCTTGCAAAGGATGGAACTGTGGAATTAGTTCACTGTGGAAGTCAAGAGCAAGTTGCTGATGTAATGACAAAGCCTTTAAAACTAGATGTATTTCAAAGGCGTCGATGTTTGCTAGGAGTTTGTCAGGTGCCAGGGGTAAACTAATTAGTGATAATTAGCTTAAGGGAGGGAATGTCAGGTTTGTAAGTGATTCTGTTAGGATTTATCTTCAGTTTTGAATAATCCTTATTGACTAGGGAATAGGTTGTTAGTTTTGACTCTTTCCTTGTTGTTTACCACGTTTTTCTGTTAGAGTAAACGTGGGCTGTATTTCTGCTTTTGTTTAGAAATTGTAAGGCTATATAATAGCCAAAGTTGATTGATTTCAATGATAAGTCATTCTCTCAGATTTTGTGTGCTGTGTTGCTTTGTTAAGACCTAAGTTCACAACaaatttataataaattttattcttttttagtTCGAATATTCATTTTTATGCCATACacgcaatttttttattttttaaattttacctCAAAACAAGATTCGATTTACACGTGTATGTTCGTGACATAGTCTTCCCTtcgtaagtgggaggttgtAAGTTTAACTCACCAAAAACTAGTTGTAGTGTTTGAGTTGTTTATCAgtttatctgataaaaaaaaaaaaaaatcgtgacattaattgttttttttttttttgaatgaaattcaacATTTCTCAATAATAGTCTCAAGCTATAGTAGTACATTACATACCGTTCCACTGCCTTGAAAAACAGATGGCAAATAAGAAAACGTGGTATATATATCTAGTACCACTCATTAACGAACatccatgctcacttattctaaACAGGCCTATCTTACTATGATCGAAACGATTGCATAGTAAATAAGCATAGTACATAAAAAACTTAAAAGGAAGGCTAAAGAAAAGCCTTATGAGCCCATACCCTCCACCAGGATCACATAACCGAAACCCTAGTAAGCCGGTGCCCGCCTGTTTGGTCCAAACTTGGGCCACAATCCACAATCGTGACACCTAATCTGTTTTGAGCACCCAAAATGATCTAGGCACCCAAATCTTCCCAGAATTGGGCCGCAAACTTGACCTGGGCCATACAGCAGATTTGGGCCGCCTAATCAAGTTGGGCCTCGAAACTGATCTTGGCACCCAACCGAGTCTCTGACCCGGATCCACGACCGAATTCAGATCTAGCAAAACTCTAATCCAACACCGAGAATCAGCAAGTCTTTTGTCCACCTTGAGACGCCCCTGACGGAACGCTAACTGCATCGCTCTTGCAAGTTGGAGCCGGCCCACCATTGCCTTTGAAAGCCAGATCGTCGCCACCTTGTTCCAAGAACAGAAACGATCCTTCGTCTCATCCACCAATCGACAAAAGCCGATCTCCTTCAACCCTGCAGGCCCGCTGTTAGGCTCTTTCAACCGTCCTCTGCGTGGTCGGATCCCTACCCGGACAAGCATGGCAGCCCACCACCTACCCCTCCCAACACCGGGAGAGCCCATCACAGCAGGCAATCGCTCGAGCTTTCACCAAGTCAGAGTACAAATCTGCAGTCCCCCCTTTGTAGTGCACAATACCTGTTATCGGACGCAAAGCAGTTGCGTTCTTTGGAGAT
It encodes:
- the LOC112201589 gene encoding protein argonaute 2, which encodes MERGRGGGYDGRNGGYGGRGNSGGERGRGSYGNRGGRVGGYADVVYGGRGERGRGGYGGGGGGGYNRQQPPQQDQQWNNQNRGQPGRSDQQTWRSSSSSQPQDQQSGRYSASSQPQDQQPWRSSGQPPQEQQWSQNRGQPRRTSPAPAPAPSSSSSSSPSPTKNSLADAVVSGVQSLKISKQTSPPSPLNSADKLLPVRRPDQGGTKAVQTVRLRANHFNVSYNPQSTIMHYDVNVKPVNATRNGRPVRIMKSDLAAIRNKLSSDNPSKFPLLMTAYDGEKNIFSAVTLPTGEFKVEVPEEEGTRISSYIVTIKLVNELKLCKLKEYLSGQLLSIPRDILQGMDLVMKENPTRRLIPVGRSFYPTEFNPDDDLGQGTAAFRGFQHSLRLTSQGPAMCLDYSVLAFHKRMPVIDFLHEKIRNFTLNNFRRFKRDVENVLRGLKVTVTHRPTKQKYVIKGLTDRNAGDITFEAVDVDGQVPPRRLRLVDYFRDKYKDIKYKDIPCLDLGKNGRRNDTPLEFCVLVEGQRYPKEQLGRDAAIMLKNLSLVAPGVRENNIRNMVRSGDGPCGGGIIQNFGIEVNMNMTQVTGRVIGPPELKLGDFGGKVTKVKVDNEKCHWNLVGRSLVEGKSIARWAVLDFSCYDQDCYDRDKLDPYQFIPKLITRCNKLGMRMEEPRLYETSSMRPFSSVNLLRELLETVNGKVLQEGKGHLQLLVCVMSRKDPGYKYLKWICETQIGIVTQCCLSKMATRPSDQFLANLALKINAKLGGSNVELIDRLPLFEGAGPVMFVGADVNHPAARNTTSPSIAAVVATINWPAVNRYAARVRPQYHRTESISNFGDMVLELVESYFRINKVKPEKIVVFRDGVSEGQFDMVLNEELLDLKRALGTINYFPTITLIVAQKRHHTRLFQENGRSNVSPGTVVDTRIVHPFEFDFYLCSHYGSLGTSKPTHYYVLWDEHSFTSDQLQKLIYDLCFTFARCTKPVSLVPPVYYADLVAYRGRLYHETMTAGLSPGSVTSSSSSASSSSAPSTLSVGSLDDRFYRLHVDLENIMFFI